tctccgacttgggtttgagcttatcaagatgaaactttttcacataagcatcgcaaccccaaactttaagaaacgacagcttaggtttcttgctaaaccacagttcatacggtgtcgtctcaacggatttagatggtgccctttttaatgtgaatgcagctgtctctaatgcataaccccaaaacgatagtggtaaatcggtaagagacatcatagattgcactatatcaaataaagtacggttatgacgttcggacacaccattacgctgtggtgttccaggtggcatgagtttgtgaaactattccacattgttttaattgaagaccaaactcgtaactcaaatattcgcctctgcgatcagatcgtagaaactttattttcttgttacgatgattttccacttcactctgaaattctttgaacttttcaaatgtttcagacttatgtttcttcaagtagatatacccatatctgctcaaatcatctgtgaaggtcagaaaataacgatacccgccgcgagcctcaacactcatcggacctcatacatcagtatgtattatatccaataagtcagttgctcgctccattgttctggagaacggagtcttagtcatctttgcccatgaggcatggttcgcaagcatcaactgattcataatcaagtgattccaaaagcccatcagcatggattttcttcatgcgctttacaccaatatgacctaaacggcagtgccacaaataagttgcactatcattattaactttgcatcttttggcttcaatattatgaatatgtgtatcactacgatcgagattcaacaaaccattttcattgggtgtataaccatagaaggttttattcatgtaaacagaataacaattattctctaacttaaatgaataaccgtattgcaataaacatgatcaaatcatattcatgctcaacgcaaacaccaaataacacttatttaggttcaacactaatcccgaaagtatagggagtgtgcgatgatgatcatatcattcttggaactacttccaacacacatcgttacttcacccttaactagtctctgttcattctgcaactcccgtttcaagttactactcttagcaactgaactagtatcaaataccgaggggttgctataaacactagtaaagtacacatcaataacatgtatatccaatatacctttgttcactttgccatccttcttatccgccaaatacttggggcagttccgcttccagtgactagtccctttgcagtaaaagcacttagtctcaggcttaggtccagacttgggcttcttcacttgagcagcaacttgcttgccgttcttcttgaagttccccttcttccctttgcccttttcttgaaactagtggtcttgttaaccatcaacacttgatgcttttcttgatttctaccttcgtcgatttcagcatcacgaagagcttgggaatcgtttccgttatcccttgcatattatagttcatcacgaagttctagcaacttggtgatagtgactagagaactctgtcaatcactatcttatctggaagattaactcccacttgattcaagtgattgtagtactcagacaatctgagcacatgcttactggttgagctattctcctccatcttgtaggcaaagtaatgtcagaggtctcatacctctcgacacgggcatgagtatgaaataccaatttcaactcttggaacatcttatatgctccgtggcgttcaaaacatttttgaagtcccggttctaagccgtaaagcatggtgcactaaactatcaagtagttatcataccgagcttttgtcaaaacgttcaaaacgtctgcatctgctcctgcaatagttctgtcacctagcggtgcatcaaggacataatacttctgtgcagcaatgaggataatcctcagaacacggagctagtccgcatctttgctactaacatctttcaacttatttttctctaagaacatatcaaaaataaaacaggggagctgaacgcgagctattgatctacaacatagatatgttaATAGTaccaggactaaattcatgataaattaaagttcaattaatcatattacttaagaactcccacttagatagacatccctctaatcatctaagtgatcacgtgatccaaattaactaaaccatatccgatcatcacgtgagatggagtagttttcaatggtgaacatcactatgttgatcatatctactatatgattcacgctcgacatttcggtctcagtgttctgaggccatatctgcatatgctaggctcatcaagtttaacccgagtattctgcgtgtgtaaaactgtcttacacccgttgtagatgaacgttgagcttatcacacacgatcatcatgtggtgtctcggcacgacgaactttggcaaggtgcatactcagggagaacgcttTTACCTTGatatttagtaagggatcatcttataaagctaccgccgaactaagaaaaataagatgtataaaagataaacatcacatgcaatcataatatgtgacatgatatggccatcatcatcttgtgcttttgatcttcatctccaaagtactgtcatgatctccattgttaccggcatgacactatgatctccatcatcttgatcttttatcaacgtgtcgtcacatggtcgtctcaccagctattgcttttgcaactattgctagcgcatagagataaagtaaagcaattacatagcacttgcatcttatgcaaataaagagacaaccataaggctcctggcagtagccgataactttaacaaaacatgatcatctcatacaacaatttatatttcatcacgtcttgaccatatcacatcacaacatgccctgcaaaaacaagttagatgtcctctactttgttgttgcaaattttacgtggctgctatgggctgagcaagaaccgttcttacctacgcatcaaaactacaatgatagtttgtcaagttagtgttgttttaaccttctcaaggaccgggcgtagccacactcggttcaactaaagttggagaaattgacacccgccaaccacttgtgtgcaaagcacgtcggtaaaatcagtctcacgtaagcgtaggcgtaatatcggtccgggccgcttcatccaacaataccgccgaaccaaatcatgacatgctggtaagcagtatgacttgtattgcccacaactcacttgtgttctactcgtgaatataacatctacacataaacctggctcggatgccactgttggggaacgtagtaatttcaaaaatttcctacgcacacacaggatcatggtgatgcatagcaacaagaggggagagtgtgtccacgtaccctcgtagactgaaagccgaagcgttagcacaacacagttgatgtagtcgtgcgtcttcacgatccgaccgatccaagtaccgaacgcacggcacctccgagtttagcacacgttcaactcgatgacgtcccacgaactccgatccagcagagcttcaagggagagttccttaagaacgacggtgtgatgacggtgatgatgatgctaccgacgcagggcttcgcctaagcaccgctacgatatgaccgaggtggattatggtggagggggggcaccacacacggctaaaagatcaatgatcaatttttgtgtctccaaggggtgccccactccccgtatataaaggagtggaggagggggagggccgtccctctctatggcgcgccctaggggagtcctactcccaccgggagtaggattccccctttcctagtagaactaggagcccttccaagtagtaggagtaggagagaaggaaagggaaaagagaagagaaggaaggagggggcgccgcccctccccctagtccaattcggactaagcattggggggtgtgcagcctctcctctctctttcccctaaagcccaataaggcccatatactccccggcgaactctcgtaactctccggtactccgaaaaatatctgaatcactcggaacctttccgatgtccgaatatagtcgtccaatatatcaatctctatgtctcgaccatttcgagactcctcgtcatgtccctgatctcatctgggactccgaactaccttcggtacatcaaaacatataaactcataatacaaatcgtcaccgaacattaagcgtgcggaccctacgggttcgagaactatgtagacatgaccgagacacgtctccggtcaataaccaatagcggaacctggatgctcatattggctcctacatattctacgaagatctttatcggtcaaaccgcataacaacatacgttgttccctttgtcatcggtatgttacttgcccaagattcgatcgtcggtatctcaatacctagttcaatctcgttaccggcaagtctctttactcgttccgtaatacatcatcccgcaactaactcattagttacaatgcttgcaaggcttatagtgatgtgtattaccgagtgggcccggagatacctctccgacgatcgaagtgacaaatcctaatctcgaaatatgccaactcaacaagtaccttcggagacacctgtagagcacctttataatcacccagttacgttgtgacatttggtagcacacaaagtgttcctccgataaacgggagttgcataatctcatagtcataggaacatgtataagtcatgaagaaagcaatagcaacatattaaatgatcaagtgctaaactaacggaatgggtcaagtcaatcacatcattctcctaatgatgtaatcccgttaatcaaatgacaactcatgtctatggttaggaaacttagccatctttgattaacgagctagtcaagtagaggcatactagtgacactatgtttgtctatgttttcacacatgtattatgtttccggttaatacaattctagcatgaataataaacatttatcattaaataaggaaataaataataactttattattgcctctagggcatatttccttcaatgataaCACCGAAGAAACACTTATGCACCTTTTTGGGGATTGTAACTTTGCCTTGGATTGTTGGAATCAGATTCTACCTAGCAGAGGAAGAGGAATCTCAAGCTTTGATGAAATATGCCTCAGACACAATGAACTGCCCAAAGATTTGGCACTTGACATTATTATTGCTGGATGTTGGAGCATTTGGTCTGTTAGAAATGATAAGATCTTCAGGAAGACACTATCTACGGTTCATGCTTCAAAAAAAATGTTGACCCGACGTTGGGACAAGTGATATGCGAATTGCAAATAGAAATCAGGAGATATATGACATGGTGGTTGTCATTGTGGTGGATTATACCTGTTTTTGCTTATTTTAGTGTTTCTTTGACCCTGTTTGCTGCTTTTATGACTAGTTATGTAGAGGAGACTACACAACACAACAGATAGAGATTCACAAGTATAGAATTCCGAATAAAAGCTATACACTATCCCGAGAGAAACCACGCCTTCTCTTTCCTTCTCCACAAGAAAAAAATCTCATGCTTTCCTCTTCCTTCCGTCGGCACCGTCGTCGGTCCGTCTCATCTCCGTTGTCCTATGTGTCATGGAGGTGTGGAGGACCTCTCCCCCCGCCGGTGGGAGGGACCCCTTTCCCGTTTTTGTTAGGTTCCACGTCTTGGTTGGGGCTATGTAGCAGCAACGATGTCCCCCAGTAATAATAATGTCTCCCATATTCTATCCACGCCCCGATGGTGCATCTATCATCGGAGGGCATGTGAAGGTGTCTCCGtcagatctcgcgggattcgattGGTGCTGGTCTTCACTGGATATGTTTGGATCCGATCTTCATTCGTCTTTGTTTGGGTCTTTACATGTATGATCCTTCCGATATACGAATTTCTTCATTGGTGATGGTTGTTGCTCTAGTGCGCTGGTCTTATGAGGGTCTCAGCACGACGACTTCCTGGTTGTCtattacaacaaggtttgcccagcTTTGACGCGAAGGGCGATGACGGCGGTGTGCCTTCTGATTGctccagtgtttgtagtcgtcgcgaGGTGATCCACGGaactggttgtaatttttattacctgtGGTGTTCTTTGTACTCCCATGATGAAatatgaatagattggaagttacTCGCTAAAAAAAAAAGAATTCCGAATAAAAAATCAGGAGATATTTGCATCTTGGCATTTGAATTCAGTTTGTTCTGAATGAAGCTGGAGAAGGTACGTAGATTGAATGGGAGTCGTACCTCCGGTGGACTCATTTGGATTAGGTTACGGGCAAGTCTCCCCAGACATTTGCAAAGAAGCATCCTCTGTCCATATATAGATTCAACCATAATTCCTCCAAGCCTTCTCTTTGTCCGATCGGTTTTTCATCCGGCGCGCGTGGGCTGACACCGCCGCATATGACTCGTCGCGCCTCCGTCGCCATGGTGGAACTGGAGTCGCAGGACGCGGCGACGATGAATGTGGCCTCCGCGAAGCACGTCACGGCCACCGTGGCGCTGCGTGTCGGGGCCGCCGTCGCGTCGCTggccgccgccgtcctcgtcgtcaCCAACCGGCAGGAGCGCTGGGGGGTGGAGGTCAACTTCACCATGTTCGACGTCTGGGTGTACGTACCATCGCCAATCTCTCGCCATGCAGCTAGCGCATGCTCCTTCCTTCGTTCACTCGTTAGTTAGATCGATCGGTCTTGATCTCCCGTGTGCTTCTGCAACCAGCGAATCGAGCGTGTCTGATCGGTTCTTGTTTCGTGGGTGAGCAGGGCATTCGTGGCGACCAACTTCTTCTGCACAGCATACTCGCTGCTGACGGCCATCTTCGTCAAGAAGCTCATCGGCAAGCGCTGGCTGCACACCGTGGACCAGGTAACGTTACGTACGGCAAGAAGGAAAAAAATTCCATCTAAGCTAGTATAGATCATACGTCCATGCATCTGTGTTCGTGTACCCTCATCGATCTCGACCGACGGACGGCATCGTCGTTGTCTGCTTTGTTGCGTGCAGCTGGTGGTGAACCTAcagacggcggcaacggcgggcgcAGGGGCCATCGGGTCGGTGGCTATGTGGGGGAACAAGACCAGCGGGTGGTACGCGGTGTGCCGCCTCTACCGGAGGTACTGCGACGTCGGCGCGGTCGCGCTCGCGCTCtcctttgccgccttcctctcTCTCGGCAGTGCCTGCGCACTCTCCCGTTACCCCAGGGCGCCGGCCAGGCACTGACC
The sequence above is drawn from the Triticum aestivum cultivar Chinese Spring chromosome 7A, IWGSC CS RefSeq v2.1, whole genome shotgun sequence genome and encodes:
- the LOC123151998 gene encoding CASP-like protein UU-1 translates to MTRRASVAMVELESQDAATMNVASAKHVTATVALRVGAAVASLAAAVLVVTNRQERWGVEVNFTMFDVWVAFVATNFFCTAYSLLTAIFVKKLIGKRWLHTVDQLVVNLQTAATAGAGAIGSVAMWGNKTSGWYAVCRLYRRYCDVGAVALALSFAAFLSLGSACALSRYPRAPARH